The Lachnospiraceae bacterium KM106-2 nucleotide sequence AATAATCCACATGATATTTACTTAGATGATGTATCCGTAAGTGAAGTAAAGAAAGAAGAAGCTTCGCCTAGTCCAGATCCAACGCAAGAGCCAGAAAAGAAGCCAGAAGAAACGATAAAACCAACGGAGAGTGAGAAGCCTGTTGTAAGTCCTCAAAATAGTGCGGCTCCAACAGCACCAACATCAACACCAGCAGAGACGATTAAGCCAAGTGAAAGCCCTGTGAATACAGTAACGCCAACACCAGTACCACAGACTAAGCTTAAGGTAGGAAAGCTTCATGTGGTTAAGCAGACGGCCAATAGTATTAAGGTTTCCTGGAATAAGAATAAGAATAAGAAAGCATCTTCCTATGAAGTACGTATTTATCAGGGAAAGAAATGTATGATCAAAAAGACAACGAAGAAGAATTCTTATACATTTAACAAGTTAAAACCAGCAACCAAATATGTGATTAAAGTAAGACCGGTAAAGGGAAGTGGTCAATCACTTACTTGGGTAACTGCACCTTTAAAAGTAACAAAGATCTCGATTAAAAAGAACGCCAAAGGCGGTTACCAAGTTCGCTGGAGTAAAGTATCCGGTGCATCGGGATACCGAGTACAATTAAAGATGAAGAATAAGAAGAGTAAACAGAGTAAAGATGTAGCAAGCAAGACATCTTATCGTTCTAAAGCAAATACAGTTTCTATTGTTATTCAGTCTTATAAAAAGATTAATAACAAAAAGGTTTACTCTGCAGTATCAAAGACGATAAAGATGAAATAGTAAGAAAAGAAGGATGTCTCCTAAGGAGCATCCTTCATTTTTTGCTGATTGTTACGAAGAGGTAAAATATTTACACCTTATAACAAAAATATTTCATTTTGAGTAAAATATTCATTTGTTATAATTTGATAAAAAGGAGAAGTGATGTATGAAAACAATAGAATATACAAATATAGCAGGTAATTTTAAACTAGATGATCCAGAGTTAAATCAAGATTTATATTTTCCAATTGCAAATGAATCAGGAGTTATGGGAAGTATTACACCAGATCTAGGTGGTGATCTAAAGACAGGTCAGAATAGCTTTTTACTAGAACCAGTGAGCGTAGAAAATTTACATAATAACAAGAATACAAGAAACTTTTGGTGTGTCTTTGAAGACGGTACCCCTTGGTCAGTATGTGGAAGATCAGCAGAACAACAGGCAAAGTTATTTCAAGAGGAAAAAGAGAACACAACATTAGAAGCGGGATTATTATGGCAGGAGGTAACGAGAACTTCCAAGAAATATGGAGTCAAGGCAAAGGTAACCTCATTCGTTCCTAGTCAGAATATCCCCTTTGAGTTAATGAAGGTTTCGATTAAAAATGAATCGGATCACACTATCGTTTTCCGTCCAGTAGCATCGATACCAGTCTATGGACGATCAGCAGATAATATTAGAGATCATCGTCATGTAACTTCATTATTACATCGAATCAGGGTTGTAGATAATGGTGTGCTCGTGACACCAACGTTAAGTTTTGATGAGAGAGGTCATCAGAAAAATGAAGTGACTTATGGAGTATTTGCAAGAAGTGCAAGAGTATCTGTGAATGGATATTATCCAACGGTAGAATCTTTCCTTGGGGAAGGGGGAACCTATGAAGTACCAAGGGCGTTATACAGTAAAGAGATGCCTGTTTATGAGGAAGGATATAGTTGTAATGGCAGGGAAGCATTAGGAGGAATCTCGTTTGAAAGCTGCTCGTTAACTCCAGGTGAGGAGGTTCAGTTTATCATCGGATTAGGTTTTGGTTCAGAGGAAACGCTGCAGGAACAGCAAAGGAAATACATTAAGGCAGAGGAGTTTGAACATTTACTTGAGGATACGAAAAAGGAATGGGAGAAAAAGATAAATATTCATTTTGCAGCAGGTGATGAGCGTTTCGGAAAGTGGATGCAATGGGTAAATGCGCAGCCAATTCTTCGAAGAATTTATGGATGTTCCTTTTTACCACATCATGATTACGGAAAAGGTGGAAGAGGATGGAGAGATCTGTGGCAGGATTGTCTGGCGCTTCTTATTATGGATCCGAAAGGAGTACGCCAGATGTTACTTGATAACTTTGGCGGAGTACGCTTTGATGGAACCAATGCAACGATTATTGGTAATAACCAAGGCGAATTTATTGCAGATCGTAATAATATAACAAGAGTCTGGATGGATCATGGAGTATGGCCGTTGATCACAACGAATCTCTATATTCAGCAAAGCGGTGACATTCATTTACTGCTTGAAGAGAATTCATACTTTAAGGATCCACAATATATGAGAGGAGATAAAAAGGATATTTTGTGGAAGCCAGAACAAGGCAATCAAGTTAGATGTGAAGACGGAACTATTTATCGAGGAAATTTACTAGAGCATCTACTACTTCAGCACCTATCCTCTTTTTACGATGTAGGCGAACATAATCAGATTCGACTAAGAGGAGCAGATTGGAACGATGCTATGGATCTTGCCAAAGACCGGGGTGAAAGTGTTGCTTTTACTGCTATGTATGGAGGAAATTTTATTACATTAGCAGAATTGGTTGAGGAGCTGTCACGCAGAGGAACGAAAGAGATTGCAGTGGCAAAGGAAATAGTACCATTGTTGCAGTATGATAATTGCAATATGGAGAGTGTAAAA carries:
- a CDS encoding cyclic beta-1,2-glucan synthase, with protein sequence MKTIEYTNIAGNFKLDDPELNQDLYFPIANESGVMGSITPDLGGDLKTGQNSFLLEPVSVENLHNNKNTRNFWCVFEDGTPWSVCGRSAEQQAKLFQEEKENTTLEAGLLWQEVTRTSKKYGVKAKVTSFVPSQNIPFELMKVSIKNESDHTIVFRPVASIPVYGRSADNIRDHRHVTSLLHRIRVVDNGVLVTPTLSFDERGHQKNEVTYGVFARSARVSVNGYYPTVESFLGEGGTYEVPRALYSKEMPVYEEGYSCNGREALGGISFESCSLTPGEEVQFIIGLGFGSEETLQEQQRKYIKAEEFEHLLEDTKKEWEKKINIHFAAGDERFGKWMQWVNAQPILRRIYGCSFLPHHDYGKGGRGWRDLWQDCLALLIMDPKGVRQMLLDNFGGVRFDGTNATIIGNNQGEFIADRNNITRVWMDHGVWPLITTNLYIQQSGDIHLLLEENSYFKDPQYMRGDKKDILWKPEQGNQVRCEDGTIYRGNLLEHLLLQHLSSFYDVGEHNQIRLRGADWNDAMDLAKDRGESVAFTAMYGGNFITLAELVEELSRRGTKEIAVAKEIVPLLQYDNCNMESVKSKVERFQEYCENTIHTISGEKVSIECDWLSTQLRQFGQWIKKHITETEWITDEKDHSWFNGYYDNAGKRVEGDHTNGVRMILTSQVFAIMSHTASEEQIKKIIEAADAYLYKKEAGGYRLNTDFHEIKMDLGRMFGFAYGTKENGAVFSHMAIMYANALYSRGFVKAGFKVMNTLYEHCLDFEKSHIYPGIPEYIDASGRGMYHYLTGAASWFMLTVLTQMYGVKGHMGDLVIEPGLTKEQFRGGCKTEVDCMFAERKIHVTYENKENLEYGQYHICSVKTNIEQIEVENARIRISREELVTTNKDQVIEIVIQLGK